CCACCCGGCACGGCTGGGTCCAGTCGTACGGCACCCGCTACGTCCGCCCGCCCCTCCTGGCCGGGGACATCTCCCGTCCCGATCCGATGACCGTGCGCTGGACGACGTACGCCCCGGCGCAGACGGCCCGGCCGGTCAGGGGCATACTGACCGGCCCGGTCACCATGCTCGCGTGGTCCTTCGTACGGGACGACCAACCGCTCGGGGACACGGCACGGCAGGTGGCGCTCGCCCTGCGCGACGAGGTCGAGGACCTGGAGGCCGCGGGCACTTCGGTGATCCAGGTGGACGAGCCCGCACTGCGGGAGACGCTGCCGCTGCGCGCCGCCGACCGTGCCGAGTACCTGGCGTGGGCCACCGAGGCCTTCCGGCTCACCGTCTCCGGGGTGCGGCCGGACACGCAGATCCACGCGCCGCGCATCCCGTCCGCCGAGGAGGCGGCCGCGCTGCTGCGCAGGGGGCTCGAGGCCATTGCGGCCGAGCGGCTGTGGGTCAACCCCGACTGCGGTCTGAAGACCCGCGGCTGGCCCGAGACCCGTGCCTCCCTGGCGAACCTGGTGGCGGCGGCCCGCGAAGTCCGAGGTGAACTCCCCGCCTCCTGAGCGGTCCTGACTGCCCGTACGATGCGTCTGCTCCGGCCCGTCCCGCGGGCCGGAGCCATACGTTCCGCCGTGCCCGCTGCGGGGCTCAGGTCCACCGCTTCAGGGGCGGATCCCGTCGCAGGTGACCTGGAGGTGGCGCGGGCCGCGCAGGACCGCGTTCTGCCGGTAGGGCGGCGGGTCCTCGAGCAGGCGCGGGTTCTCCAGGCGGCGGGCCAGCTCGGTCAGCGCGAGTTGCGCCTCGAGGCGGGCCAGCGGGGCGCCGAAACAGCTGTGGATGCCGCTGCCGAGGCCCAGGTGCTGGATGTCCTTGCGGTACGGGTCGAAGCGGTCCGGGTTCTCGAAGCGGCCCGGATCCCGGTTGCCGGAAGCGAGGATCAACCACATCGAGGAGCCCTTGGGGATGGTGACCCCGCGGACCTCGATGTCGACGAGCGGGGTGCGCTGCGGCAGCAGTTGCACCGGCGGCTCGAACCGCAGCAGCTCCTCCACCATCGGCACCGCGAGTCCGGGCGTCTCGCGCAGCTGCTGCAGGACGTCCGGGTTGCGCAGCAGAGTGAGCATCCCGTTGGTGATCAGGTTGACGGTGGTCTCGTGGCCCGCGATCAGCAGCAGGGCGGCGGTACTGAGCAGCTCCATCGTGCTCATCGACTCGTCCTGGCCGTGCCCGACGGCCAGTTGCGAGAGCATGTCGTCGCCGGGGTTCTTGCGGCGCTCCTCGATCAGCCCGGCCAGGTACATGCCCAGTTCCATCCGGGCGTCGTGGGTGGTCTTGTCGCGCTCCGTCGGGTCGGCGCCCGGGTCGGGGTCCAGGCTCGCGGCCAGGGTGTCGGCCCAGACGTGGAACCGCGGCTCGTCCTCGCGCGGCACACCGAGCAACCGGCAGATCATCGTGACGGGGAACGGGTAGGCGAACTGGTCGACCAGGTCGATCCTGGCGGGGTCGCCGAGGTTGTCGATGAGACCGGTGACGATGCCCTTGAGGTCGTCGCGCATCCCGTCGATGCGGCGGGGGGAGTGCGGAGGCCCGAAGGGCCGGTTGGTCATCCGGCGCAGCCGGTCGTGCTCCGGGGGGTCCAGCTTCAGGAAGCTCGGCGGCAGGGCAGCGGCCCCCTCCTCCTCGCCCTCGGCCAGCGGATCCCCCGCCGTCGCGGCCAGGTTGCGGGCCTCCGAGCTGAGCCGCGGGTCGTGCAGCAGGCTCTGGATGTCGTGGTAGGTGCTGATGACGTACGGGCCGTCCCCGTCGTGGAACACCGGGGTCTTGCGCAGTTCCGCGTACAGCGGGTACGGGTTCGCGCGGTTGGAGTAGTCGAGGATGTCGCTCAGGATGCCTTGCTTCATGCCGGGTCCTCCGGAGGGCGGGCGGGTCAGTGCCCGGCGGGGGTGAACGTCATCCGCCGGTCGGCCGGCGAATATCCGCTGAGGGTGATGGTCGGTCCGTGCGTGGGCACGGAGGGGTCGGGGAAGTCCGCGGGGAGGGGCTTTTGTCCTTCGGGGCGCCGGTCGACCGTGGGGAACGGCGGCGGGAACGGGGCCGTGGCCTCGATCTGCTGCTCGTAGAACTGCAGCCAGCGCGAGTTGTCGAAGGTGACCGCCCCGATGACGCGGCCCTGGTAGCCGTAGACGCCGGTGAAGCGGCGCTCGGCGCGCGAGCCCTGGGCGATCAGGATCTCGGTCCCCATCGAGGGCACGCCGACCGACTTGATGTTCACCCCGAACTGGGTGGACCAGAAGGCCGGCACCCAGATGTGGGGGCGGCGCTCGGTGCTCTCGCTGAGCATGTTGTGGGCCGCGGTCTCGGCCTGGGAGACGGCGTTGCCCCAGTGCTCCAGCGACAGGAACTGGTAGCCGAACAGCGGGTGCGGGGAGCGGGCGACGTCGCCCGCCACGAAGATGTCGTCGGTGACGATGCCGCGGATGTCGAAGGCCCGGCAGCCCGCGTCGCAGGCGATGCCGCGCGGGCCGGCGCCGAGCCCGGAGCCGATCAGCCACTCGGTGTTGCGCTGGGCGCCGAGCGAGACGACCACGACGTCGCACTCCAGGGAGGTGCCGTCGGAGAAGTGCGCGGCGCGGACCCGTCCGGTGGTGTCGCCTTCGAGGCCGGTGACCATGACGCCGGTGCGCAGGTCGACGCCGTTCTCCCGCTGCATTTCGGCGGCGACCGCGCCGATGACCCCGCCCAGGGCGCCGACGAGGGGCGCGTCGCCGCGTTCGGCGACGGTGACCTCGAGTCCGCGTTCGCGGCAGGCGGAGGCGATCTCGGAGCCGGTGAACCCGGCGCCGATGACCAGGACCCGGCGGGGGCCGGCGTCGAGCCGCCGGGCCAGGGCGGCGCCGTCGTCGCGGGTCCGCAGGACGAACACGCCGTCGAGCTCCGCCTCGGCCGGGTTGGGCCAGGGCCGGGCGCGTACGCCGGTGGCGATCAGCAGCCGGTCGTAGGACACCTCTTCGCCGTCGGCCAGCTTGACCCGCTTGGCCGCCATGTCCAGGCCACTGGCCGGTACGCCGAGGCGCCACTCGGCGTCGAGCTCGCGGCGGCGGGGCAGCGCGGTGCGCTCGGCAGCGCCCTTGCCGAGCAGGGCCTGCTTCGACAGCGGCGGGCGGTCGTAGGGCTCGTACGGCTCGTCGCCGATCATGGTCAGGGAGCCCTTGAAGCCCTTGTCGCGCAGGGTCTCGGCGCCGCGCAGACCGGCGAGCGAGGCTCCGACGACGACGATCCGGCCGTCCGCCTTGAGGCGGTCCAGAGCTGCGTCAGCCATCGGATGCCTCCCCGCTGCCGGCGCCGGGGGCGCCGGGCGCGGCCGCGGCCATGTCCAGTTCGTCCACGAGGATGGCCTGGACGGGACAGGCGGCGACCGCCTGGGCCACCCGCTCGCGGTGGGCGTCCTGGGCCTGCGGGTCGTAGAGCAGGCCCTCGTCTCCGTGCATCGCGAAGACGTCGGGTGC
The Streptomyces sp. NBC_01296 DNA segment above includes these coding regions:
- a CDS encoding cytochrome P450, giving the protein MKQGILSDILDYSNRANPYPLYAELRKTPVFHDGDGPYVISTYHDIQSLLHDPRLSSEARNLAATAGDPLAEGEEEGAAALPPSFLKLDPPEHDRLRRMTNRPFGPPHSPRRIDGMRDDLKGIVTGLIDNLGDPARIDLVDQFAYPFPVTMICRLLGVPREDEPRFHVWADTLAASLDPDPGADPTERDKTTHDARMELGMYLAGLIEERRKNPGDDMLSQLAVGHGQDESMSTMELLSTAALLLIAGHETTVNLITNGMLTLLRNPDVLQQLRETPGLAVPMVEELLRFEPPVQLLPQRTPLVDIEVRGVTIPKGSSMWLILASGNRDPGRFENPDRFDPYRKDIQHLGLGSGIHSCFGAPLARLEAQLALTELARRLENPRLLEDPPPYRQNAVLRGPRHLQVTCDGIRP
- a CDS encoding NAD(P)/FAD-dependent oxidoreductase produces the protein MADAALDRLKADGRIVVVGASLAGLRGAETLRDKGFKGSLTMIGDEPYEPYDRPPLSKQALLGKGAAERTALPRRRELDAEWRLGVPASGLDMAAKRVKLADGEEVSYDRLLIATGVRARPWPNPAEAELDGVFVLRTRDDGAALARRLDAGPRRVLVIGAGFTGSEIASACRERGLEVTVAERGDAPLVGALGGVIGAVAAEMQRENGVDLRTGVMVTGLEGDTTGRVRAAHFSDGTSLECDVVVVSLGAQRNTEWLIGSGLGAGPRGIACDAGCRAFDIRGIVTDDIFVAGDVARSPHPLFGYQFLSLEHWGNAVSQAETAAHNMLSESTERRPHIWVPAFWSTQFGVNIKSVGVPSMGTEILIAQGSRAERRFTGVYGYQGRVIGAVTFDNSRWLQFYEQQIEATAPFPPPFPTVDRRPEGQKPLPADFPDPSVPTHGPTITLSGYSPADRRMTFTPAGH
- a CDS encoding ferredoxin is translated as MRLVVDLNRCQGYAQCAFLAPDVFAMHGDEGLLYDPQAQDAHRERVAQAVAACPVQAILVDELDMAAAAPGAPGAGSGEASDG